From a region of the Castanea sativa cultivar Marrone di Chiusa Pesio chromosome 10, ASM4071231v1 genome:
- the LOC142611694 gene encoding protein SLOW WALKER 1-like yields MAEPNSTFKPIKPKLKPKPRTPKQTPESKYWSSFKTHQIPDLISSITSLTFSPSPPHPFAATHSTSLKIFNPQTLSPSSTISSFSDVVSSASFRCDGLLIAASDLSGLIQVFDVKTRTPLRKLRSHTRPVRFLKYPLHDKLHLVSGGDDAVVKYWDVASETPLLELLGHKDYVRCGDFSPVSHEMCVTGSYDHTVKLWDVRVTGSKTVMEVNHGKPVESVVFLPSGGLVATAGGNSVKIWDFIGGGKMVYSMESHTKTVTSVCVGRVGKENVEEGREHRVLSVGLDGYMKVFDYGRMKVTHSMRFPAPLMSIGFSPDCGVRVIGSSNGVMYVGKRKTKEENVESGLRSFWSLGVEEERRVMRPSYFRYFHRGQGDKPKEGDYLVMRPKKVKLAEHDKLLKKFRHKEALVSVLGNKNPENVVAVMEELVARRKLLKCVENLDNEELGLLLMFLQKYSTVPRFSGLLMGLTKKVLEMRVEDIRGSEALKGQIRNLKRSVEEEIRIQHSLQELQGIISPLLRIAGRG; encoded by the coding sequence ATGGCGGAACCAAATTCAACCTTCAAACCCATCAAACCGAAgctcaaacccaaacccagaaCCCCAAAACAAACCCCAGAATCAAAGTACTGGTCCTCCTTCAAAACCCACCAAATCCCAGACCTCATCTCCTCCATCACTTCCCTCACTTTCTCTCCTTCGCCTCCTCACCCCTTCGCCGCTACTCACTCCACTTCACTCAAAATCTTCAATCCCCAAACCCTCTCTCCTTCCTCCACCATCTCCTCCTTCTCCGACGTCGTTTCCTCCGCCTCGTTCCGCTGTGACGGCCTCTTGATCGCCGCGTCTGACCTCTCCGGTCTAATCCAAGTGTTCGATGTCAAAACGCGGACCCCACTTCGTAAACTCAGGTCCCACACACGCCCAGTCCGTTTTCTCAAATACCCACTTCATGATAAGCTCCATTTGGTCTCTGGTGGCGATGATGCTGTTGTTAAGTACTGGGATGTTGCTTCTGAGACTCCACTTTTAGAGCTTTTGGGTCATAAGGACTATGTGCGTTGTGGTGATTTTTCACCTGTTAGTCATGAAATGTGTGTCACTGGGTCTTATGATCATACGGTTAAGCTTTGGGATGTGAGAGTGACTGGTTCGAAAACTGTTATGGAGGTTAACCATGGAAAACCAGTTGAAAGTGTGGTTTTTTTGCCATCCGGGGGGTTAGTTGCTACTGCAGGTGGGAATTCGGTTAAGATCTGGGATTTTATTGGAGGTGGGAAGATGGTTTATTCGATGGAGAGTCATACCAAGACGGTTACTTCAGTTTGTGTAGGGAGAGTTGGGAAGGAGAATGTTGAGGAAGGGAGGGAGCATAGGGTTTTGAGTGTGGGATTGGATGGGTATATGAAGGTGTTTGATTATGGGAGGATGAAGGTCACACATTCTATGAGGTTCCCTGCACCACTTATGTCAATTGGGTTTTCACCAGATTGTGGGGTGAGAGTGATTGGGAGTTCGAATGGGGTAATGTATGTTGGGAAGAGAAAAACGAAGGAGGAGAATGTGGAGAGTGGTTTGAGAAGCTTTTGGAGTTTAGGTGTGGAAGAGGAGAGAAGGGTTATGAGGCCTTCATATTTTCGGTACTTTCATAGAGGGCAGGGTGATAAGCCTAAGGAGGGGGATTATTTGGTTATGAGGCCAAAGAAGGTAAAGTTGGCAGAGCATGATAAGTTGTTGAAGAAGTTTAGGCACAAGGAGGCACTGGTGTCAGTGTTGGGCAATAAGAATCCGGAGAATGTGGTGGCGGTGATGGAGGAATTGGTGGCAAGGAGGAAATTGTTGAAGTGTGTTGAGAATCTGGATAATGAGGAGCTTGGGTTGCTGTTGATGTTCTTACAAAAGTATTCTACAGTGCCAAGATTCTCAGGTTTGTTGATGGGATTGACAAAGAAGGTTCTTGAAATGCGGGTTGAAGATATCAGAGGTTCTGAGGCCTTGAAGGGTCAAATTAGAAATCTTAAGCGGTCTGTTGAGGAGGAGATACGGATACAACATTCTTTGCAAGAGCTACAGGGTATCATTTCTCCCTTATTGAGGATTGCTGGAAGGGGATGA